The following are from one region of the Salvia hispanica cultivar TCC Black 2014 chromosome 1, UniMelb_Shisp_WGS_1.0, whole genome shotgun sequence genome:
- the LOC125198015 gene encoding protein FAR1-RELATED SEQUENCE 5-like gives MDSSSYSESTSTNGGGSVIPICKPELRPYEGKKISSLEEGISFYEKYAQESCFDCRRFGNRSSGGVIIFQYIVCNRQGFHTVDSLDVDVSVSEDGNVSDDDEVSSKKRRRRGTKRCGCGARISFKFFSDFGDKYYLVHQFVEKHNHAMVDKDHKRFMKGNRSLNDVHYKFVEDCTKANIGPTSTFNLLKEFFGGYDVVGCTLNDVRNCSRDIKEKLKEVDVQMILNQMQEKKRICEGFFYKYQLSPEDNKLVSLFWSDAESRKHYHMFGDVVAFDTTYSTNRYRMVFGPFTGKDNHGCPIAFGAGFVSGENCDAFSWLFTVFVECMGVAPRIIITDQDWGMGLAIEKVLPGTRHRLCMWHIMSKLFEKIPKSISDREKFSKEFKSCVWSELLDPDEFDILWTSIVEKYSVEDHKWFKDMFLIRHMWIPAFFRDVPMGSLMRTTSFSESENSFFKRYSKPLFNFADFTLQYNNAIDAQRNQTERLDYYDSVITPKYVTDLAFEKQLASVYTNRMFRVVQELIVEADKSCRMISMSTLENIEVFKVSDARKKIFTVTHEIETESYECECKLFLRCGYLCSHLFFILRNKDVNNIPEKYVGNRWLKSELLKAVHGLTIDESASDRGMQTRAFRNKDHLIDLDNLLAGIGPQIFKDDCAGSSSLDKNDSIMNIYGIVVPEEITAHAPDVVSTKGGASDKKSRIKSSIEKAIEKANKPHRRCGKCHKVTDHNARSCGRKQT, from the exons ATggattcttcatcttattcCGAGTCTACGTCGACGAATGGTGGAG GGTCTGTTATTCCAATTTGCAAGCCTGAGTTGAGGCCTTATGAaggtaaaaaaatttcttcccTTGAGGAAGGAATTTCCTTTTATGAAAAGTATGCTCAGGAGTCTTGTTTTGATTGTCGAAGATTTGGAAATAGGTCTAGTGGTggtgttattatttttcagtatATTGTTTGCAATAGACAAGGATTTCATACAGTAGATTCGTTGGATGTTGATGTAAGTGTATCTGAGGATGGTAATGTatctgatgatgatgaagtaTCTTCAAAGAAGAGACGTAGACGTGGCACCAAAAGGTGTGGATGTGGAGCGAGAattagttttaagtttttttctgattttggtgATAAGTATTACCTTGTGCATCAATTCGTTGAGAAACACAATCATGCTATGGTTGACAAAGATCATAAGCGATTTATGAAAGGTAATCGGAGTTTGAATGATGTTCATTATAAGTTTGTTGAAGATTGCACCAAAGCTAACATCGGTCCTACCTCAACTTTCAACTTATTAAAGGAGTTTTTTGGTGGTTATGATGTTGTTGGGTGTACGTTGAATGATGTTAGGAATTGTTCACGTGAtattaaagagaaattaaaagaagtGGATGTGCAAATGATCCTAAATCAGATgcaagagaagaagagaatttgTGAAGggtttttttacaaatatcaattatCACCTGAAGATAATAAGTTAGTGAGCTTATTCTGGTCTGATGCTGAGTCTCGGAAGCATTACCACATGTTTGGAGATGTTGTAGCATTTGATACAACATATTCAACAAACAg GTATCGTATGGTGTTTGGTCCATTTACCGGGAAAGACAATCATGGTTGTCCTATTGCGTTTGGAGCTGGTTTCGTATCCGGTGAGAATTGTGATGCATTTTCATGGCTTTTCACTGTATTTGTTGAATGCATGGGTGTTGCTCCAAGAATCATAATCACTGACCAAGATTGGGGAATGGGGCTTGCcattgagaaggtattaccTGGTACAAGGCATCGTTTGTGTATGTGGCATATTATGAGCAAGTTATTTGAGAAGATACCTAAATCAATTTCTGATAGAGAAAAGTTTAGTAAGGAGTTTAAATCTTGTGTTTGGTCAGAGTTGTTAGATCCGGATGAGTTTGATATATTATGGACTAGtattgttgaaaaatataGTGTAGAAGATCATAAGTGGTTTAAGGATATGTTTTTGATTAGACATATGTGGATCCCAGCCTTCTTTAGAGATGTTCCTATGGGTTCTTTAATGAGAACAACATCTTTTTCAGAATCTGAAAACAGTTTTTTTAAGAGGTACTCGAAACCGTTGTTCAATTTTGCTGACTTCACTCTTCAGTATAACAATGCCATTGATGCTCAAAGGAATCAAACTGAAAGGCTTGACTATTATGATTCTGTAATCACTCCAAAATATGTCACTGATTTAGCATTTGAGAAGCAATTGGCATCTGTATACACAAATAGGATGTTTAGAGTGGTACAAGAATTGATTGTTGAGGCTGATAAGAGTTGTCGGATGATTAGCATGTCCACATTGGAGAACATCGAGGTCTTCAAAGTTTCTGATGCTAGAAAGAAGATCTTTACAGTTACACATGAGATAGAGACTGAGTCATatgaatgtgagtgtaaactATTTTTAAGGTGTGGTTATCTATGCAGCCACCTTTTTTTCATCCTCAGAAACAAAGATGTCAACAATATTCCAGAGAAATATGTTGGTAACCGTTGGCTTAAAAGTGAATTACTAAAGGCAGTTCATGGTCTCACGATTGATGAAAGTGCGTCTGACAGAGGTATGCAAACT CGTGCTTTTAGGAATAAAGATCATTTGATTGATTTGGATAATTTGCTTGCGGGTATTGGTCCTCAAATCTTTAAAGATGACTGTGCTGGATCGTCTTCTCttgataaaaatgattcaatcaTGAACATATATGGTATTGTTGTTCCTGAAGAAATAACTGCCCATGCTCCAGATGTGGTTAGTACAAAAGGAGGTGCAAGTGACAAGAAAAGCAGGATTAAGTCAAGCATAGAGAAAGCAAttgaaaaagcaaataaacctCATAGGCGTTGTGGAAAGTGTCACAAAGTTACTGATCATAATGCTAGAAGTTGTGGCAGAAAGCAGacatga